The genomic DNA GACCTTATCGCTCATTGATTTCAACTGCTGAATCATGCTGGTCAGCTTACGCGCGTACTGCGGATCGGTCGCATATCCGGCGTTCTGTAGCGCCTGCGCGCCCTGCTCTGCCGTCGCCGCCGAGGTCACCGCCGCATAGCGCGGGTTGCGGGTCAGCAGGCTGACATAGTCAGACAGCGCTTCCAGATACGAGCCGTAAACGCGGAACTTCGCCTTCACCTTTTTCGCCTCGCCGTTTTCAAATTCTGTGGTGGTGATCTCGGTAACCTTGCCCTTCCAGTCGCCGGACGCTTTCACGCCAAACAGGTTAAAGCTTGGTTCACCGTTCTCGCGGCGAATCTGCCGCTGGCCCCAGCCAGATTCCAGCGCCGCCTGCGCCAGAATCAGGTGATGCGGAATACCGCTCTGCTCGCTCGCCAGCCGCGCGGGCAGCGACAGCTGTGCGAGGAAGTCTTTACTGTCGCCGGACAGCGGCGTATCGCTGTTGTCCGGCGCCTTCGGCAGCGCTTTACGCACCATCTGCGTCAGCGCGGCGTTCTGGTAGCTGGTGACCGTTTGCATATCAAACTTCATCGGAACCTGGCCGACGGAGTCAGCCGGTTCCTGCTGCTGCGCCGACAGCTGTTTGACCATCTCATCGGCCAGGCCAAGGCCCTTCCCGGCGGTCATCTGCTGGGCGATTTGCTGGTCATACATACTGGTATAGAGCCGGGTCTGATCGCTGCTGAACAGCCCGTCTTTGGGCAGGGCTTCGCGCATACTTTTCAACATCATCTGCACGAACATCCCCTCCACCTGACGCGCCACCGGACGCAGGTTGGCCTGCGGGTCTTGCCCGGCTTTGGTTTTCAGCTCGTTCAGCGACTGCGCATCCCACGCGGCGCTAGACAGTAATTTGCTGTCGGTCAGCATCAGACAATCTCCACCTTGGCGCGCAGGCAGCCCGCGCTCTGCATGGCCTGAATAATCGACATCAGCTCCATTGGCGAAGCGCCCAGTGCGTTCAGCGCGCGCACTACGTTGTTAAGATTGGCGCTAGCGCGCACGCTCTGCAACGAACCGCCGCTCTGGCGCAGGTCTATCTGGGTTTGCGGTGTAACCACCGTCTGACCACCGGCGAACGGCGTATCCGGCTGGCTGACCTGCGCGGAACGGTTAACCGACACGGAGAGATTGCCCTGCGCCACGGCACAGGTATCCAGCGTCACTTCGCGGTTCATCACCACCGAACCGGTACGCGAGTTGATAATGATCTTCGCGTCCTGCGGCGGCATCCCCACTTCCAGGTTCTGGATATCGGCCAGTAACCGCACCTGACCGCTGCCACCGACCGGCGCGCGCACCTGGACGGTACGCGCGTCCAGCGCGGTGGCGTTACCCAGGCTGCTGCGGCGGTTAATGGTGTCGGCAATCTGCTGCGCCATAGTGAAGTCATCATCATTGAGCTGCAGATTGATGGTGTTGCCCGCGCCGAACTGGCTCGGCAGCTCGCGTTCAATGGTCGCGCCGCCGGTGATACGCCCGCCGTTAAGCTGGTTCACCTGAACGCTGCTGCCGCCCGCCGACGCGCCCGCGCCGCCGACCAGAATGTTGCCTTGAGCCAGCGCATACACCTGACTGTCGACGCCCTTCATCGGGGTCATCAGCAGCGTGCCGCCGCGCAGGCTTTTGGCGTTGCCCATGGAAGAGACCACCACATCGATGGTCTGCCCCTGACGACCAAAGGCCGGTAGCTGTGCGGTTACCATCACCGCCGCCACGTTTTTCAGCTGCATATTCGTGCCCGCTGGGACGGTGATCCCCAGCTGCGACAGCATGTTATTCAGGCTCTGGGTGGTGAACGGTGTCTGGGTCGTCTGATCGCCCGTGCCGTCCAGGCCCACGACCAGACCGTAGCCTATCAGCGAGTTTTCCCTGACGCCCTGGACGCTGGTCAGATCGCGGATGCGCTCGGCGTGCGCCAGGCCGGTGACCAGCACCAGCGCCAGAGTAAGCAGAGTTTTAAACATGGTTCACCTCGTTACATCGGCGATAAGTTAAGGAAGAAACGCTGCAGCCAGCCCATATTCTGCGCTTCGTTGATATAGCCGTTGCCGACGTATTCGATGCGCGCATCCGCCACCTGCGTCGACGGAACGGTGTTACTACCGCTGATCGTGCGCGGGTTAACCACGCCGGAGAAGCGGATAAATTCGGTCCCCTGGTTGATGGCGATTTGTTTCTCGCCCACCACGTGCAGGTTGCCGTTGACCAGCACCTGGTCGACGGTCACGGTCAGCGTGCCGCTAAAGGTGTTGCTGGCATTCGCGCCGCCCTTACCGTTAAACGAGTTGCTGCCGGAAGAGTCCACGTCGGCGCGCGCATTGCCAAACAGCCCTTGCAGATAGCGCGGCACCGTATCAATGCCAAAGCTGGTTTTGCCATCGCGGCTGGCATTCGCTGACGAGCTCTTGCTTGCGCTGACGTTTTCCTGCAGCTGAATGGTCAGCGTATCGCCAATATTGCGCGGACGACGGTCTTCAAACAGCGGCTGGTAGCCGTAGTTAATCGGCTGAGCGGTCTGGAAAATAGAACCGTTCACCACCGGCACCGGGCCGGGGATCGGTTGTGCGGTCGTCGCCCCTTCGACCAGCGGCTTAGAGGGGATCCATGCACATCCCGCCACGCTCATGGCGATGACGGTTAAAAGCGGATAACGAAACGCTGCGGATTTTTGCATTGTTTTCTTCTTCTGAATCTCGGGAACATCTCGGCCTCGCGTCGCTCAGCCTGGCGACGGAGTGCCGGATGGCGGCTTCGCCTTATCCGGCCTACAAACGATGGAAGTCCGTAGGCCGGATAAGCAACGTGAGCGTCGCCATCCGGCAATGTAGTCGCCCTGCTTACCGTTACAGCTGCGTCAGTTTTTGCAGCATCTGGTCAGTCGTCGATACCGCTTTACTGTTGATTTCGTACGCACGCTGCACCTGAATCATGTTGACCAGCTCTTCCGCCACGTTGACGTTCGAGGTTTCAACATAGCCCTGATACAGCAGCCCCGCGCCGTTCAAGCCCGGCGTGGTGTCGTTCGGTGCGCCCGACGCCTGGGTTTCGATGTACAGGTTTTCCCCGATGCTTTCGAGACCGGTTTCGTTCATGAAGGTCGACAGGTTCAACTGCCCCACCTGCACCGGATTCGCCTGCCCCTGCTGGTTCACACTGACGATCCCGTCGCGGCCAATGGTGATGCTGATGGCGTTCGCCGGAATGGTGATCGCCGGCTGCACCTGATAGCCGCTGGAGGTCACCAGCTGGCCGTTCTGGTCAACCTGGAACGAGCCGTCGCGGGTATACGCCGACGAGCCGTCCGGCAGCAGGATCTGGAAGAACCCTTCGCCTTTGATCGCCACGTCTTTGCTGTTATTGGTTTGCGACAGGTTGCCCTGGCTGTGCAGGCGCTCGGTGGCGACGGGGCGTACCCCGGTACCGATCTGCAGGCCGGAAGGCAGCGTCGTTTGCTCGGATGATTGCGCACCCGGCTGGCGCACGGTTTGATAGAGCAAGTCTTCAAACACCGCGCGCTGGCGCTTAAAACCATTAGTACTGACGTTCGCCAGGTTGTTGGCGATAACGTCCATATTGGTTTGCTGCGCGTCGAGACCGGTTTTGGCGATCCACAATGAACTGATCATAATTTTCCTTAGCTCATGGACAGCAGCTGGTTAGCTTTCTGCGTGTTTTCATCCACGCTGCTGATAACCTTCATCTGCATTTCAAAACGGCGCGAACTGGCGATCATATCCGCCATCGCCGCCACAGGTTTCACGTTGCTCCCCTCCAGCACGCCGGACTGCAGGCGCAGCGTCGGGTCGGCCTGCAGTGCCTGCCCGCGCGCGGCAATGGCCGTCGGCGTCAGGTGAAACAGCCCGTCATCGCCGCGGGCGACTTCGGTCGGGTTAGCTTTGACCATCTTCAGTTTGCCCACCGGCGACACCGTATTCGGCGGGTCCCCCGGGGTGAGCGCGGAGATGGTGCCATCGGCGGCAATGGTCACCTGCGAGCCTTCCGGCACGTTCAGCGGCCCGGCTTCGCCGATGACCGGGTTGCCCTGGATAGTCAGTTGTCCGGTGGCGCTGACCTGGATATTACCGTTGCGGGTATACCCTTCCGTGCCGTCGGCCGCGCGTACCGCCAGCCAGCCGTCCTGCTGCACCGCGACGTCCAGCGGACGCGCGGTGTAGTCGAGCTGCCCGGGCGTCATATCCGCCCCCGGCGTGGTGGCGGCAACCAGCGTACGGGTTTCCACAATCGGGCCGACCACCGGTACCGCGCGCATCGCCGTCAGCTGGGCGCGAAAGCCCGGCGTCGAGGTGTTGGCCAGGTTGCTCGCCGTGACCGCCTGCTGCTGCATGGTCTGGCTGGCGGCACCCATGGCCGTGTATATGGCGTGATCCATAACGTTACCCTGTTAAGCGATTAACGCAGGTTAACCAGCGTGTTGAGGATCTGATCCTGGGTCTTGATAGTCTGCGCGTTCGACTGATAGTTACGCTGCGCGACGATCATGTTCACCAGCTCTTTGCTGAGGTCAACGTTGGATGCTTCCAGCGCACCGTTGGTCAGCGAGCCGAAGTTACCGGT from Klebsiella sp. WP3-W18-ESBL-02 includes the following:
- a CDS encoding flagellar basal body P-ring protein FlgI translates to MFKTLLTLALVLVTGLAHAERIRDLTSVQGVRENSLIGYGLVVGLDGTGDQTTQTPFTTQSLNNMLSQLGITVPAGTNMQLKNVAAVMVTAQLPAFGRQGQTIDVVVSSMGNAKSLRGGTLLMTPMKGVDSQVYALAQGNILVGGAGASAGGSSVQVNQLNGGRITGGATIERELPSQFGAGNTINLQLNDDDFTMAQQIADTINRRSSLGNATALDARTVQVRAPVGGSGQVRLLADIQNLEVGMPPQDAKIIINSRTGSVVMNREVTLDTCAVAQGNLSVSVNRSAQVSQPDTPFAGGQTVVTPQTQIDLRQSGGSLQSVRASANLNNVVRALNALGASPMELMSIIQAMQSAGCLRAKVEIV
- the flgH gene encoding flagellar basal body L-ring protein FlgH, which translates into the protein MQKSAAFRYPLLTVIAMSVAGCAWIPSKPLVEGATTAQPIPGPVPVVNGSIFQTAQPINYGYQPLFEDRRPRNIGDTLTIQLQENVSASKSSSANASRDGKTSFGIDTVPRYLQGLFGNARADVDSSGSNSFNGKGGANASNTFSGTLTVTVDQVLVNGNLHVVGEKQIAINQGTEFIRFSGVVNPRTISGSNTVPSTQVADARIEYVGNGYINEAQNMGWLQRFFLNLSPM
- the flgG gene encoding flagellar basal-body rod protein FlgG yields the protein MISSLWIAKTGLDAQQTNMDVIANNLANVSTNGFKRQRAVFEDLLYQTVRQPGAQSSEQTTLPSGLQIGTGVRPVATERLHSQGNLSQTNNSKDVAIKGEGFFQILLPDGSSAYTRDGSFQVDQNGQLVTSSGYQVQPAITIPANAISITIGRDGIVSVNQQGQANPVQVGQLNLSTFMNETGLESIGENLYIETQASGAPNDTTPGLNGAGLLYQGYVETSNVNVAEELVNMIQVQRAYEINSKAVSTTDQMLQKLTQL
- the flgJ gene encoding flagellar assembly peptidoglycan hydrolase FlgJ; protein product: MLTDSKLLSSAAWDAQSLNELKTKAGQDPQANLRPVARQVEGMFVQMMLKSMREALPKDGLFSSDQTRLYTSMYDQQIAQQMTAGKGLGLADEMVKQLSAQQQEPADSVGQVPMKFDMQTVTSYQNAALTQMVRKALPKAPDNSDTPLSGDSKDFLAQLSLPARLASEQSGIPHHLILAQAALESGWGQRQIRRENGEPSFNLFGVKASGDWKGKVTEITTTEFENGEAKKVKAKFRVYGSYLEALSDYVSLLTRNPRYAAVTSAATAEQGAQALQNAGYATDPQYARKLTSMIQQLKSMSDKVSSAYRNDIENLF
- a CDS encoding flagellar basal body rod protein FlgF — protein: MDHAIYTAMGAASQTMQQQAVTASNLANTSTPGFRAQLTAMRAVPVVGPIVETRTLVAATTPGADMTPGQLDYTARPLDVAVQQDGWLAVRAADGTEGYTRNGNIQVSATGQLTIQGNPVIGEAGPLNVPEGSQVTIAADGTISALTPGDPPNTVSPVGKLKMVKANPTEVARGDDGLFHLTPTAIAARGQALQADPTLRLQSGVLEGSNVKPVAAMADMIASSRRFEMQMKVISSVDENTQKANQLLSMS